The Henckelia pumila isolate YLH828 chromosome 2, ASM3356847v2, whole genome shotgun sequence genome includes a window with the following:
- the LOC140883995 gene encoding protein FAR1-RELATED SEQUENCE 6-like isoform X2: MKSSRGKSKDKIQGLREDLDRARMQNGQIWYLSLDKQAGCGFMTNQRYRFSCLSMKLKLVGGDSAGENRSILILPLDLDEGFEAAESKVERNGCDVETEGSFEELNEDDFVDAKDMEESEAVDPYVGIQFESKDDAKRFYNDYAQRVGFVVRVMQHRRSEIDGRTLVRRPGCNKQGFSPNVKGKIGPGRKPRPNAREGCKATILFKMEKSGKWVVTRFVKEHNHPLVVTAHEYTMV, from the exons ATGAAATCTTCTCGGGGAAAATCAAAAGATAAAATACAAGGTCTAAGGGAGGATTTAGACAGAGCTCGGATGCAGA ATGGGCAGATCTGGTATCTTTCCCTAGATAAACAAGCAG GTTGTGGGTTTATGACAAATCAGAGATACAGATTCAGTTGTTTAAGCATGAAACTCAAACTTGTTGGAGGCGACTCAGCTGGAGAGAATCGATCGATACTTATTCTCCCAT TggatcttgatgaaggatttgaaGCAGCTGAAAGCAAGGTAGAAAGAAATGGATGTGATGTTGAAACAGAAGGAAGTTTTGAGGAATTAAATGAAGATGATTTTGTTGATGCTAAGGACATGGAGGAAAGTGAAGCTGTAGATCCGTACGTAGGCATACAATTCGAATCTAAAGATGATGCAAAAAGATTTTATAATGATTATGCACAGAGAGTGGGATTTGTTGTTCGCGTCATGCAACATCGTCGTTCAGAGATAGATGGTAGAACTCTTGTTAGGCGTCCTGGATGTAACAAACAGGGCTTTTCTCCTAATGTGAAAGGCAAGATAGGGCCAGGACGAAAGCCTCGGCCTAATGCACGTGAAGGTTGCAAAGCAACAATACTTTTTAAGATGGAGAAATCTGGAAAGTGGGTTGTTACTAGATTTGTGAAGGAGCATAACCATCCTCTGGTCGTGACTGCTCATGAGTATACAATGGTG
- the LOC140883995 gene encoding protein FAR1-RELATED SEQUENCE 6-like isoform X1, with amino-acid sequence MEKRVHLSLPLFVFIANVLALLGQFSDAAVSNGSFDDNFSKACPATNFKTSADGQIWYLSLDKQAGCGFMTNQRYRFSCLSMKLKLVGGDSAGENRSILILPLDLDEGFEAAESKVERNGCDVETEGSFEELNEDDFVDAKDMEESEAVDPYVGIQFESKDDAKRFYNDYAQRVGFVVRVMQHRRSEIDGRTLVRRPGCNKQGFSPNVKGKIGPGRKPRPNAREGCKATILFKMEKSGKWVVTRFVKEHNHPLVVTAHEYTMV; translated from the exons ATGGAGAAAAGGGTTCATCTTTCTCTCCCTCTTTTTGTCTTCATCGCCAATGTTCTTGCTCTACTTGGCCAATTTTCTGATGCCGCAGTGTCAAATGGGTCATTTGATGATAATTTCAGCAAGGCTTGTCCTGCGACTAACTTCAAAACTTCTGCAGATGGGCAGATCTGGTATCTTTCCCTAGATAAACAAGCAG GTTGTGGGTTTATGACAAATCAGAGATACAGATTCAGTTGTTTAAGCATGAAACTCAAACTTGTTGGAGGCGACTCAGCTGGAGAGAATCGATCGATACTTATTCTCCCAT TggatcttgatgaaggatttgaaGCAGCTGAAAGCAAGGTAGAAAGAAATGGATGTGATGTTGAAACAGAAGGAAGTTTTGAGGAATTAAATGAAGATGATTTTGTTGATGCTAAGGACATGGAGGAAAGTGAAGCTGTAGATCCGTACGTAGGCATACAATTCGAATCTAAAGATGATGCAAAAAGATTTTATAATGATTATGCACAGAGAGTGGGATTTGTTGTTCGCGTCATGCAACATCGTCGTTCAGAGATAGATGGTAGAACTCTTGTTAGGCGTCCTGGATGTAACAAACAGGGCTTTTCTCCTAATGTGAAAGGCAAGATAGGGCCAGGACGAAAGCCTCGGCCTAATGCACGTGAAGGTTGCAAAGCAACAATACTTTTTAAGATGGAGAAATCTGGAAAGTGGGTTGTTACTAGATTTGTGAAGGAGCATAACCATCCTCTGGTCGTGACTGCTCATGAGTATACAATGGTG